A window of Tissierellales bacterium genomic DNA:
AATCTACCTACTCCTAGACTTGAAAAAGATAGATCTATTTCTCCTTTTTCCCTCAACTCTTGTAATTGTTCTTCTTTTAGAACTGATTTAACTAATTTTTCTGTATCCCTAGGTTTTAATTTCCCTTCTCCATATTTCTGTAAATTACCATCAATCCTAAATACGGGAGGCATACCTACAGTTATATGAAGGTCAGATGCATTCTTACTGATTCCAACTTTAATTAAATCTAAAAGTTCCAAATTCCTCACCCTATTCCCATATATATCCTGCCCTTAAAACTTCCTCCACTGTAATAGTGCCTTTTAAGGCTAATCTTTTTGCATTATTCAATAAAGTTACCATTCCTTTTTCTATAGCCATATTTCTAATTTTATCAGTAGAAACATTTTTATCTATTAATTCCCTAATATCAGCGTCTATATTCATAACTTCATGAATAGCGATTCTTCCTTGAAAACCTTTATTACAAAAGTTACATCCTTTTGGTCTGTATAATATTACATTCTGATTTACACCTAAATCCAATATTCTTTTTTCTATAGTGCTGGCCTTATAGGCCTCTTTGCAATTACTACATAGTTTCTTTACTAATCTTTGGGATAATATTCCTATGACAGCTGACGAAATTAAATAAGGTTCGATACCCATATCTACAAGTCTTGATATACTTGACGCTGTATCATTGGTATGAAGTGTGGAAAAAACTAAATGCCCAGTTATGGCTGCTCTAACTGCTATGCTTGCTGTCTCAGCATCTCTTATTTCTCCTATCATAATAATATCTGGATCCTGTCTAAGGATTGATCTAAGTCCATTAGCAAAAGTAAGACCTGCTTTATTATTTACTTGAACTTGATTTATACCTTTCAATTTATATTCTACTGGATCTTCTACAGTAATAATATTTTTTTCTTCTCTATTTAACTCTCTTAGAACACTGTATAAAGTTGTAGTCTTGCCACTTCCTGCTGGCCCTGTCGTCAATATTATGCCATAAGGTTTCATTAAAATATTATTAAACACTTTCAAATCATTTTCAGAAAATCCTAATTCTTCTTTTTTAAACATAAAATTATTTCTATCTAAGAGTCTAATAACAATTTTTTCACCGTAGACTGTAGGTAAGGTGGAAATACGCATATCTATTTTTCTTTCTCCTACAAAATTTTCAATTCTTCCATCTTGAGGGATTCTCTTTTCCCCAATATCCATATCAGCTATAATTTTAATTCTCGTCACTATAGAAGGCAAGGTTTCCTTAGGTAGTTTCATTATTTCTTGCAAATCACCGTCAACTCTATTTCTAACTTTTACTTCATCACTAAAAGGTTCTATATGTATATCACTTGCATTCATTTTTACAGCTTGGCTAATAATAGAGTCTACCAACCTTACAACAGGAGCCTCTGCCACATCTATAAGCTCTTTCTCTTCAATATCTTTAGAAGAATTATCATCATAGGATTCTTCAAACTTAGCTATTAATTTTTTTGCTGTTTCTTCTTCATAGTATTTATCAATGGCATTTAAAATATCTTCTTCCCCTGATATAACTGGCTGAATCCTATAACCTGTAGCTAATTTTATATCATCAATGGCAAATATATTTAGTGGATCCACCATAGCTACTACTAGACAATTACTTTTTATATCAATAGCAATTAATTCATATCTTCTAGCTATACTTTCAGGTATCAGCTTTGGTATTTTAGGATTTATTAAGCATTTTTCTAAATCTATATAGGAAATTCCCAGTTGTAACTCTAATATTTCATCCACATCTTTCCGAGATACATAACCTAAATCTACAAGGGTTTCTCCAATTCTTTTATTAGTTATCTTTTGCAATCTT
This region includes:
- a CDS encoding ATPase, T2SS/T4P/T4SS family codes for the protein MVNKSKKLGEYLIYMGKITREELEEGLRLQKITNKRIGETLVDLGYVSRKDVDEILELQLGISYIDLEKCLINPKIPKLIPESIARRYELIAIDIKSNCLVVAMVDPLNIFAIDDIKLATGYRIQPVISGEEDILNAIDKYYEEETAKKLIAKFEESYDDNSSKDIEEKELIDVAEAPVVRLVDSIISQAVKMNASDIHIEPFSDEVKVRNRVDGDLQEIMKLPKETLPSIVTRIKIIADMDIGEKRIPQDGRIENFVGERKIDMRISTLPTVYGEKIVIRLLDRNNFMFKKEELGFSENDLKVFNNILMKPYGIILTTGPAGSGKTTTLYSVLRELNREEKNIITVEDPVEYKLKGINQVQVNNKAGLTFANGLRSILRQDPDIIMIGEIRDAETASIAVRAAITGHLVFSTLHTNDTASSISRLVDMGIEPYLISSAVIGILSQRLVKKLCSNCKEAYKASTIEKRILDLGVNQNVILYRPKGCNFCNKGFQGRIAIHEVMNIDADIRELIDKNVSTDKIRNMAIEKGMVTLLNNAKRLALKGTITVEEVLRAGYIWE